The following proteins are co-located in the Chiroxiphia lanceolata isolate bChiLan1 chromosome 7, bChiLan1.pri, whole genome shotgun sequence genome:
- the LYPD6 gene encoding ly6/PLAUR domain-containing protein 6, translated as MAPPPAPAWLLLLGLLSAHGRDFTRKDIVYLHPSTTPYPRGFKCFTCERAADNYECNRWAPDVYCPRGTRYCFSQHMMKATGESVSVTKRCVPLEDCLSTGCTYIKHEEYKVCTSCCEGSICNLPLPKNSTDAVFTTLSPLNKAQRLSPPVLLTTVCLWLGLLAQHWVTMAQLWVTMPHVARPGS; from the exons ATGGCCCCGCCACCCGCGCcggcctggctgctgctgctcggCCTGCTCAGCGCCCACGGCCGCGACTTCACCCGCAAGGACATCGTCTACCTCCACCCCTCCA CCACGCCGTATCCTCGGGGATTTAAGTGTTTCACCTGCGAAAGGGCCGCCGATAATTACGAGTGCAACCGCTGGGCTCCGGACGTCTACTGTCCCAGAG GTACAAGGTACTGCTTTAGCCAACATATGATGAAAGCCACTGGGGAGAGTGTGTCTGTCACCAAACGCTGTGTGCCACTGGAGGACTGTCTGTCCACAGGATGCACGTATATAAAGCATGAAGAGTACAAG GTGTGCACGTCCTGCTGCGAGGGCAGCATCTGCAACCTGCCCCTGCCCAAGAACTCCACAGATGCCGTGTTCACCACCCTGTCCCCCCTCAACAAGGCCCAGAGactgtcccctcctgtcctgcTGACCACAGTGTGCCTCTGGCTGGGGCTACTGGCCCAGCACTGGGTGACaatggcacagctctgggtgaCAATGCCACACGTGGCCCGGCCGGGCAGCTGA